A DNA window from Janibacter sp. A1S7 contains the following coding sequences:
- a CDS encoding Gfo/Idh/MocA family protein codes for MRIGLIGLGRIGSFHADTLAALDAVDELVVTDPVAAAVEAVTGRLPSTRAVDSPEALLAGGVDGVVVAAATNTHAELIRAAVAKGVPTFCEKPVAGTIAESLAVEQAVAGSDVPVQIGYPRRLDPAFVAARDAVRSGELGRITTVRSTTLDPAPPPAAYLAVSGGIFRDCSVHDFDAVRWVTGQEVVEVHAVGAVDPDAPEAMYVAHGDHSSASVLLTLSDGTIGVVSNTRTNGRGYDVRLEVHGVRDAVAAGLDEGLPLRATQPGITWPSGPAHEFFMDRLAQAFRLELAAFTQVATGGIDNPCTVADAMGTAWTAEAATLSAHERRPVSVEEIRATVMR; via the coding sequence ATGCGCATCGGACTGATCGGACTGGGCCGGATCGGCTCCTTCCACGCCGACACCCTCGCCGCCCTGGACGCGGTCGACGAGCTCGTCGTCACCGACCCGGTGGCCGCGGCGGTCGAGGCGGTCACCGGCCGACTGCCCTCGACCCGGGCGGTCGACTCACCCGAGGCGCTGCTCGCCGGCGGGGTCGACGGCGTCGTCGTCGCCGCGGCGACCAACACGCACGCCGAGCTGATCCGCGCCGCGGTGGCGAAGGGGGTCCCCACCTTCTGCGAGAAGCCGGTCGCCGGGACCATCGCGGAGTCGCTCGCCGTGGAGCAGGCCGTCGCCGGCAGCGACGTCCCCGTGCAGATCGGCTACCCACGCCGCTTGGATCCGGCCTTCGTCGCCGCCCGCGACGCGGTGCGCTCCGGGGAGCTGGGCCGCATCACCACCGTCCGGTCGACGACGCTCGACCCGGCGCCCCCGCCCGCGGCCTACCTCGCGGTGAGCGGTGGGATCTTCCGGGACTGCTCGGTCCACGACTTCGACGCGGTGCGCTGGGTGACCGGCCAGGAGGTCGTCGAGGTCCACGCCGTGGGCGCGGTCGACCCCGATGCACCCGAGGCGATGTACGTCGCCCACGGCGACCACTCGAGCGCGTCCGTGCTGCTGACCCTCTCGGACGGGACGATCGGCGTCGTGTCCAACACCCGCACCAACGGCCGCGGATACGACGTGCGCCTCGAGGTGCACGGGGTGCGCGACGCTGTCGCTGCCGGACTCGACGAGGGTCTGCCCCTGCGCGCGACCCAACCGGGGATCACCTGGCCGAGCGGTCCGGCGCACGAGTTCTTCATGGACCGGTTGGCACAGGCCTTCCGGCTCGAGCTCGCCGCCTTCACGCAGGTGGCCACCGGGGGGATCGACAACCCGTGCACGGTCGCCGACGCGATGGGCACGGCGTGGACCGCCGAGGCGGCGACGCTGTCCGCGCACGAGCGTCGCCCGGTGTCGGTCGAGGAGATCCGCGCCACGGTGATGCGGTAG
- a CDS encoding NAD(P)/FAD-dependent oxidoreductase produces MPTCPEACHVVVVGAGEAGARLAHELHAGGWPGPITLLGEEDRPVYERPPLSKNVLVDDEPSPVEPYREGRLEWPGLTVRTGVTVRSIDRTDRTVRLADGEEIAYDRLVIATGARSRRLPGLAVGVHTLRTWDEALQLRSVLHRRGSLLVIGAGLIGLEVAASARSRGMAVTVVEMRPRALERAVPEPVAEVLAERHRAEGVSLHLGTTVESLEQDEGGWLARLSDGTEVTADAVVAAVGSVPETALAKAAGLPVDDGILVDGQMRTSDEHVWAIGDCCAGPVDVLGRRARLESWRMAHDQAVTAAAAIRGEDVRHTAVPWFWSDQYDLSLQVAGAAAAARSWVRRPHPDGSTVHLGLDEAGRVVCAAGAGGPRVAKDVRMSERLITSGTVVDPGLLADADTPLKSLLRS; encoded by the coding sequence ATGCCGACCTGCCCTGAGGCCTGCCACGTCGTCGTCGTCGGCGCCGGCGAGGCCGGCGCCCGGCTGGCACACGAGCTGCACGCCGGTGGTTGGCCCGGACCGATCACCCTCCTCGGGGAGGAGGACCGCCCGGTCTACGAGCGGCCACCGTTGTCCAAGAACGTCCTCGTCGACGACGAGCCCTCGCCGGTCGAGCCCTACCGGGAGGGCCGGCTCGAGTGGCCGGGACTGACCGTGCGGACCGGGGTCACCGTCCGGTCGATCGACCGCACCGACCGGACGGTGCGGCTGGCCGACGGCGAGGAGATCGCCTACGACCGGCTCGTCATCGCCACCGGCGCCCGGTCCCGCCGCCTGCCCGGACTCGCCGTGGGCGTGCACACGCTGCGCACGTGGGACGAGGCGCTGCAGCTGCGGTCGGTCCTGCACAGGCGTGGCTCACTGCTCGTCATCGGCGCAGGTCTCATCGGTCTCGAGGTCGCGGCGAGCGCCCGGTCGCGGGGTATGGCCGTGACGGTCGTCGAGATGCGCCCGCGCGCGCTCGAGCGGGCCGTGCCGGAGCCGGTTGCCGAGGTGCTCGCGGAACGGCACCGCGCCGAGGGTGTCTCGCTCCACCTGGGGACGACCGTGGAGAGCCTGGAGCAGGACGAAGGGGGGTGGCTCGCCCGCCTGTCCGACGGCACCGAGGTCACCGCGGACGCGGTCGTGGCCGCGGTCGGCTCCGTCCCCGAGACCGCGCTGGCGAAGGCAGCCGGGCTCCCCGTGGACGACGGGATCCTCGTCGACGGGCAGATGCGCACGAGTGACGAGCACGTGTGGGCGATCGGCGACTGCTGCGCCGGCCCGGTCGACGTGCTCGGCCGGCGGGCGCGGCTCGAGTCCTGGCGGATGGCGCACGACCAGGCGGTCACCGCGGCGGCAGCGATCCGGGGCGAGGACGTGCGGCACACCGCGGTCCCGTGGTTCTGGTCCGACCAGTACGACCTGTCGCTGCAGGTCGCCGGGGCGGCAGCCGCGGCGAGGTCGTGGGTGCGACGCCCCCACCCGGACGGCAGCACCGTGCACCTCGGCCTCGACGAGGCGGGCCGCGTCGTCTGCGCCGCCGGCGCCGGTGGCCCCCGGGTCGCCAAGGACGTGCGGATGAGTGAGCGGCTCATCACCAGCGGGACGGTCGTCGATCCCGGGCTCCTCGCCGATGCCGACACCCCGCTCAAGTCGCTGCTGCGCTCCTGA
- a CDS encoding alpha/beta hydrolase, which produces MSTIPPEDIDTTGHAGLLIGSRWSPPADPTWVAVIAHGYGEHIGRYQWVADRLTSDGAVVYAHDHVGHGRSAGERVLIEDFEPVVDDLHLLVQRAHEENPGLPLVLIGHSMGGMIAARYTQRHADCLAATVLSGPVLGSWEPTALADLDEIPPTPIDPTTLSRDETVGSDYQVDELVWHGDFKRPTLHALRSALDAITEGGRLTVPTIWLHGADDQLVPIGPSRAGWEQIAPEGAPAKAYPGARHEIFNETNREEVLDDVLAFVHEQIAS; this is translated from the coding sequence GTGAGCACCATCCCGCCCGAGGACATCGACACCACCGGCCACGCCGGGCTGCTCATCGGATCGCGGTGGAGTCCGCCCGCTGACCCGACCTGGGTGGCGGTGATCGCGCACGGCTACGGCGAGCACATCGGCCGCTACCAGTGGGTGGCCGACCGGCTCACCTCCGACGGTGCCGTCGTCTACGCGCACGACCACGTCGGCCACGGGCGCAGCGCCGGCGAGCGGGTGCTCATCGAGGACTTCGAGCCGGTCGTCGACGACCTGCACCTGCTCGTGCAGCGCGCCCACGAGGAGAACCCCGGCCTGCCGCTCGTGCTCATCGGGCACTCCATGGGTGGGATGATCGCCGCCCGCTACACCCAGCGTCACGCCGACTGCCTGGCCGCGACCGTGCTCTCCGGGCCGGTGCTCGGGTCGTGGGAGCCGACCGCCCTGGCTGACCTCGACGAGATCCCCCCGACCCCCATCGACCCCACGACCCTCAGTCGGGACGAGACCGTCGGCTCGGACTACCAGGTGGACGAGCTCGTGTGGCACGGCGACTTCAAGCGTCCGACGCTGCACGCCCTGCGGAGCGCGCTCGACGCGATCACCGAGGGCGGTCGGCTGACCGTCCCCACGATCTGGCTGCACGGCGCGGACGACCAGCTCGTGCCGATCGGCCCGAGTCGCGCCGGCTGGGAGCAGATCGCGCCCGAGGGTGCGCCCGCGAAGGCCTATCCCGGAGCCCGACACGAGATCTTCAACGAGACCAATCGCGAGGAGGTCCTCGACGACGTGCTCGCCTTCGTCCACGAGCAGATCGCCTCCTGA
- a CDS encoding CoA-acylating methylmalonate-semialdehyde dehydrogenase, whose translation MSTPTRITHLVGHASWQGRAERTSEVFNPATGEVTGALDLASAQLVDEVVAHATSAAQEWGSVSLAKRVRILFAFRQLLEERKGEIAKVITAEHGKTYEDAVAEISRGQEVVEFACGIPHLLKGGFSENVSTAIDAYSILQPLGVVGIISPFNFPAMVPLWFVPLAVATGNAVIIKPSEKDPSAVNLIADLWREAGLPDGVMNVVHGDKEAVDALLDHPEVKAISFVGSTPIARHVYERGVASGKRVQALGGAKNHMLVLPDADLDLAADAAVSAGYGAAGERCMAISVVLATDSIADELVAKIAERTRTLRTGDGMGESDMGPLVTGAHLDKVTGYVAAGVAAGAELVIDGREGAADLGPGFFLQPTLFDRVTPDMSIYTDEIFGPVLCIVRVPSYDEGLQIINDNPYGNGTTIFTNDGGAARRFQHEVEVGMVGINVPIPTPMSYYSFGGWKNSLFGDTHAHGIEGVHFFTRTKAVTQRWLDPSHGGLNLGFPQND comes from the coding sequence ATGAGCACCCCCACCCGCATCACCCACCTCGTCGGGCACGCCTCCTGGCAGGGGCGGGCCGAGCGCACCAGCGAGGTCTTCAACCCGGCGACGGGTGAGGTGACCGGCGCGCTCGACCTGGCCAGTGCACAGCTCGTCGACGAGGTCGTGGCGCACGCGACGTCCGCTGCACAGGAGTGGGGCAGCGTGTCGCTGGCGAAGCGGGTGCGCATCCTCTTCGCCTTCCGCCAGCTGCTCGAGGAGCGCAAGGGCGAGATCGCGAAGGTCATCACCGCCGAGCACGGCAAGACCTACGAGGACGCGGTCGCCGAGATCTCCCGGGGCCAGGAGGTCGTCGAGTTCGCCTGCGGCATCCCCCACCTGCTCAAGGGCGGGTTCTCCGAGAACGTCTCCACCGCCATCGACGCGTACTCGATCCTGCAGCCGCTCGGGGTCGTCGGGATCATCTCACCCTTCAACTTCCCTGCCATGGTGCCGCTGTGGTTCGTCCCGCTCGCCGTCGCCACGGGCAACGCGGTGATCATCAAGCCGAGCGAGAAGGACCCGAGCGCGGTCAACCTCATCGCCGACCTGTGGCGTGAGGCGGGCCTGCCGGACGGCGTGATGAACGTCGTGCACGGCGACAAGGAGGCCGTCGACGCGTTGCTGGACCACCCCGAGGTCAAGGCGATCTCGTTCGTGGGGTCGACGCCGATCGCGCGCCACGTCTACGAGCGCGGCGTCGCCAGTGGCAAGCGCGTCCAGGCGCTCGGTGGCGCGAAGAACCACATGCTCGTCCTGCCCGACGCGGACCTGGACCTCGCGGCCGATGCCGCGGTCTCGGCCGGGTACGGGGCGGCGGGGGAGCGGTGCATGGCGATCTCCGTCGTGCTCGCGACGGACTCCATCGCCGATGAGCTCGTGGCCAAGATCGCCGAGCGGACCAGGACCCTGCGTACCGGTGACGGCATGGGCGAGTCGGACATGGGCCCGCTCGTGACGGGTGCGCACCTGGACAAGGTGACCGGTTACGTCGCGGCGGGCGTCGCCGCCGGTGCAGAGCTGGTCATCGACGGTCGGGAGGGTGCCGCCGACCTCGGTCCCGGGTTCTTCCTGCAGCCGACGCTCTTCGACCGGGTCACCCCGGACATGTCGATCTACACCGACGAGATCTTCGGCCCGGTGCTGTGCATCGTGCGGGTCCCCTCCTACGACGAGGGGCTGCAGATCATCAACGACAACCCCTACGGCAACGGGACGACGATCTTCACCAACGACGGCGGCGCGGCGCGACGCTTCCAGCACGAGGTCGAGGTCGGCATGGTGGGCATCAACGTGCCGATCCCCACCCCGATGTCGTACTACTCCTTCGGTGGGTGGAAGAACTCGCTCTTCGGCGACACCCACGCCCACGGCATCGAGGGCGTGCACTTCTTCACCCGGACCAAGGCGGTCACCCAGCGCTGGCTCGATCCGAGCCACGGTGGGCTGAACCTCGGGTTCCCACAGAACGACTGA
- a CDS encoding Gfo/Idh/MocA family protein: MTLPSSATPATGPLRVGVVGVGVMGADHARRVATRIANATLVAIADPDTGRAQGLADALGGGVRVVADPMELIADDGVDAVLLASPGSVHPEQLLACIERGTPVLCEKPLTMDSDSSLQVIAAERAAGRPLVQVGFMRRFDPEYARLKQLLDSRRWGRTLLLHQTHRNLSVPNPHFRSEMIVRDSLVHEVDCARWLLGEEIASVQVISPTPTSHALEGVVDPQVSIFRMASGAVVTNEVFVNSRTGYEVRCEAVAETGSAIIGRPASGIYTTHVDPDGGEGSWGGGIDPDYRTRFERAYDIEVQAWVDATRRGGLVGPTSWDGYASTVVCTAGMESLATGRPVEVTLAPSTESARAD, encoded by the coding sequence GTGACCCTCCCTTCGTCCGCCACACCGGCCACCGGCCCGCTACGGGTCGGTGTGGTCGGGGTCGGGGTCATGGGCGCCGACCACGCTCGGCGGGTGGCCACCCGGATCGCCAATGCGACCCTCGTGGCCATCGCCGATCCGGACACGGGCCGGGCGCAGGGGCTCGCCGACGCGCTCGGCGGTGGCGTTCGGGTGGTCGCCGACCCGATGGAACTCATCGCCGACGACGGCGTCGACGCGGTCCTGCTCGCCTCGCCGGGGTCGGTCCATCCCGAGCAGCTGCTGGCGTGCATCGAGCGCGGCACGCCGGTGCTGTGCGAGAAGCCGCTGACGATGGACAGCGACTCCTCGTTGCAGGTCATCGCGGCCGAGCGGGCTGCGGGACGTCCGCTGGTGCAGGTCGGTTTCATGCGGCGCTTCGACCCGGAGTACGCGCGGCTGAAGCAGCTGCTCGACTCACGCCGATGGGGTCGCACGCTGCTGCTGCACCAGACCCACCGCAACCTGAGCGTGCCGAACCCGCACTTCCGCTCGGAGATGATCGTGCGCGACAGCCTCGTCCACGAGGTCGACTGCGCGCGGTGGCTCCTCGGTGAGGAGATCGCCTCGGTGCAGGTGATCTCCCCGACGCCGACGAGCCATGCGCTCGAGGGCGTGGTCGATCCGCAGGTCTCGATCTTCCGGATGGCCTCCGGGGCGGTCGTGACCAACGAGGTCTTCGTCAACAGTCGCACCGGCTACGAGGTGCGGTGCGAGGCGGTCGCCGAGACGGGCAGCGCGATCATCGGCCGACCCGCCTCGGGGATCTACACCACCCACGTCGACCCGGACGGTGGCGAAGGGAGCTGGGGTGGCGGTATCGACCCCGACTACCGCACGCGCTTCGAGCGGGCGTACGACATCGAGGTGCAGGCCTGGGTCGACGCCACCCGGCGCGGTGGGCTCGTCGGGCCGACGAGCTGGGACGGGTACGCCTCGACCGTCGTGTGCACCGCCGGGATGGAGTCCCTGGCCACCGGCCGCCCCGTCGAGGTCACCCTCGCCCCCTCCACCGAATCCGCCCGGGCAGATTAG
- a CDS encoding ATP-binding cassette domain-containing protein, with the protein MTTAPGTTDRPETTAPLVTLEDVGKSYGNVHALRGVNLEVHAGEVTCVLGDNGAGKSTLIKIIAGLHEHTTGTFTVNGIKRNLASPRAAQALGIATVYQDLALAPLMSVWRNFFMGNELRKGLFLDAARMRQIAEEELSKMGIFIGDLDRPVAGLSGGQKQCIAIARAIYFGAQVIILDEPTAALGVKQSGVVLKYIAKARDAGLGVVFITHNPHHAYLVGNRFIVLKLGRLTLDTHRDELSLDQLTAEMAGGQELAELQHELGGAGSGTTTDPDDRQAEPTGPDTPGVHDDGTKGEA; encoded by the coding sequence ATGACCACTGCACCCGGAACCACCGATCGGCCGGAGACGACGGCGCCACTGGTCACCCTGGAGGACGTCGGCAAGTCCTACGGCAACGTCCACGCCCTGCGCGGGGTCAACCTCGAGGTCCATGCGGGTGAGGTGACCTGCGTCCTGGGCGACAACGGTGCCGGCAAGTCCACGTTGATCAAGATCATCGCCGGGCTGCACGAGCACACCACCGGCACGTTCACCGTCAACGGGATCAAACGGAACCTGGCGTCGCCCCGTGCGGCGCAGGCCCTCGGCATCGCGACGGTGTACCAGGACCTGGCCCTGGCCCCGTTGATGTCGGTGTGGCGCAACTTCTTCATGGGCAACGAGCTCCGCAAGGGTCTCTTCCTCGACGCGGCGAGGATGCGGCAGATCGCCGAGGAGGAGCTGTCCAAGATGGGCATCTTCATCGGCGACCTCGACCGTCCGGTGGCAGGCCTGTCGGGCGGTCAGAAGCAGTGCATCGCCATCGCCCGGGCGATCTACTTCGGCGCCCAGGTGATCATCCTCGACGAGCCGACCGCTGCCCTGGGCGTCAAGCAGTCCGGGGTCGTCCTGAAGTACATCGCCAAGGCGCGCGACGCCGGCCTGGGCGTCGTCTTCATCACCCACAACCCGCACCACGCGTACCTCGTGGGCAACCGCTTCATCGTCCTCAAGCTCGGCAGGCTCACGCTCGACACCCACCGTGACGAGCTCTCCCTCGACCAGCTGACGGCCGAGATGGCCGGCGGGCAGGAGCTGGCCGAGCTGCAGCACGAGCTCGGCGGTGCCGGGTCGGGAACGACCACCGACCCGGACGATCGGCAGGCCGAGCCGACCGGCCCCGACACACCGGGCGTCCACGACGACGGGACGAAGGGAGAGGCGTGA
- a CDS encoding ABC transporter permease, protein MTAQSTQPADDRVVARGSLNLLFARPEVGALIGAIVVAILFIAVAPSFRSVGNVGTILYAAAAIGVMAVGVSLLMVGGEFDLSTGVAATASGITAALTAWNFGLNVWVGVVAALVFSLLVGAFNGWLLMRTGLPSFLVTLGTFFILQGANLAVTRLVGGTVSTPQISDMAGFTSAKNVFAWQAQIGPVSIKALVAYWVLLVVVGSLVLTRTRVGNWIFAVGGDAAAARAVGVPVKAVKIGLFVFVGFCAWVLGMHLLFSYNVMQSAEGVGNEFIYIIAAVVGGCLLTGGFGSVIGAALGALIFGMTQMGINYAGWNVDWFYTFLGVMLLLATLVNMYVKKKADG, encoded by the coding sequence GTGACTGCGCAGTCCACACAGCCCGCCGATGACCGGGTGGTGGCCAGGGGGAGCCTGAACCTCCTCTTCGCACGCCCGGAGGTCGGCGCGCTCATCGGAGCGATCGTCGTGGCGATCCTCTTCATCGCCGTGGCGCCGAGCTTCCGCAGCGTGGGAAACGTCGGCACGATCCTCTATGCGGCCGCCGCGATCGGCGTCATGGCGGTCGGGGTCTCCCTGCTCATGGTGGGCGGCGAGTTCGACCTGTCCACCGGGGTGGCGGCCACGGCATCCGGCATCACCGCCGCGCTGACGGCGTGGAACTTCGGGCTGAACGTGTGGGTCGGTGTGGTGGCCGCCCTGGTCTTCTCGCTGCTCGTCGGCGCCTTCAACGGATGGTTGCTGATGCGTACCGGGTTGCCGAGCTTCCTGGTCACCCTCGGTACCTTCTTCATCCTCCAGGGAGCCAACCTCGCCGTCACCCGGCTCGTCGGTGGGACGGTCTCGACACCGCAGATCTCGGACATGGCGGGCTTCACCTCCGCGAAGAACGTCTTCGCGTGGCAGGCCCAGATCGGTCCGGTGAGCATCAAGGCGCTCGTCGCGTACTGGGTGCTGCTGGTGGTCGTCGGGTCGCTGGTGCTCACCAGGACCCGGGTGGGCAACTGGATCTTCGCCGTCGGCGGGGACGCGGCGGCCGCCCGTGCCGTCGGGGTTCCCGTCAAGGCGGTGAAGATCGGGCTCTTCGTCTTCGTCGGGTTCTGCGCCTGGGTGCTGGGCATGCACCTGCTCTTCTCCTACAACGTCATGCAGTCGGCGGAGGGCGTCGGCAACGAGTTCATCTACATCATCGCCGCGGTCGTCGGGGGCTGCCTGCTCACCGGTGGTTTCGGCTCGGTCATCGGCGCCGCGCTCGGGGCGCTGATCTTCGGGATGACCCAGATGGGCATCAACTACGCCGGCTGGAACGTCGACTGGTTCTACACCTTCCTCGGCGTGATGCTCCTGCTGGCGACCCTGGTCAACATGTACGTGAAGAAGAAGGCGGATGGCTGA
- a CDS encoding sugar ABC transporter substrate-binding protein — MSRFTRASVVATSAAAALVLAACSSSGGKETTDDDGGGSAGGADTEQMTVAFITHAAPGDTFWDQVRSGAEDAAKKDNVNLQYTADPEGSNQARLVQQAVDKGVDGIAVTLAKPDAMKGNVEKAVNAEIPVVALNAGMDDWKEMGALSFFGQDDELAGEAAGERLKEEKAGKTLCVIQEQGHIGLEARCAGVAKTFDKSEKIYVKGTDTANVQSTITAKLQQDDSITNVLTLGAPFAMIALKSVDESGSDAQVATFDLNDQALQAIKDGDIIWAVDQQPYVQGYLAVDSLWLKVNKGMEVGGGQPVLTGPAFVDESNVDLLLEK; from the coding sequence ATGTCACGTTTCACTCGCGCCAGCGTCGTCGCGACGTCGGCCGCCGCAGCACTCGTCCTCGCCGCCTGCTCCTCCTCCGGCGGCAAGGAGACCACCGACGACGACGGAGGCGGATCCGCAGGAGGCGCCGACACCGAGCAGATGACCGTCGCCTTCATCACCCACGCCGCGCCCGGCGACACCTTCTGGGACCAGGTCCGCTCCGGTGCCGAGGACGCGGCGAAGAAGGACAACGTCAACCTGCAGTACACCGCCGATCCGGAGGGGTCGAACCAGGCCAGGCTCGTGCAGCAGGCCGTCGACAAGGGCGTCGACGGCATCGCCGTCACGCTGGCCAAGCCGGACGCGATGAAGGGCAACGTCGAGAAGGCCGTGAACGCCGAGATCCCCGTCGTCGCGCTCAATGCCGGCATGGACGACTGGAAGGAGATGGGTGCCCTCTCCTTCTTCGGCCAGGACGACGAACTCGCCGGAGAGGCGGCGGGTGAGCGGCTGAAGGAGGAGAAGGCAGGAAAGACGCTCTGCGTGATCCAGGAGCAGGGACACATCGGACTCGAGGCGCGCTGCGCCGGCGTCGCGAAGACCTTCGACAAGTCGGAGAAGATCTACGTCAAGGGCACCGACACGGCGAATGTCCAGTCGACGATCACCGCGAAGCTGCAGCAGGACGACAGCATCACCAACGTGCTGACCCTGGGTGCCCCCTTCGCGATGATCGCGTTGAAGTCCGTCGACGAGTCCGGCAGCGACGCGCAGGTCGCGACCTTCGACCTCAACGACCAGGCGCTGCAGGCGATCAAGGACGGCGACATCATCTGGGCCGTCGACCAGCAGCCCTACGTCCAGGGCTATCTGGCCGTCGACTCGCTGTGGCTGAAGGTGAACAAGGGCATGGAGGTCGGCGGCGGTCAGCCGGTCCTGACCGGCCCCGCCTTCGTGGACGAGAGCAATGTCGACCTGTTGCTGGAGAAGTGA
- the iolD gene encoding 3D-(3,5/4)-trihydroxycyclohexane-1,2-dione acylhydrolase (decyclizing) yields MSSSGAAGPTATVRLTVGQAVVRFLAQQYSERDGRRQRLFAGTFGIFGHGNVAGIGQALLQQELDGTGSGLPAMPYVLARNEQAMVHTCVAYAKQCDRLQTWACTASVGPGSTNMLTGAALATINRLPVLLLPSSTFATRAAGPLLQELEAPHGGDLTVNDAFRPLSRFYDEVRRPEQLPSILLAAMRVLTDPAETGAATISLPQDVQAEAHDWPLELLAERTHHIARPPAEPVRIEAAAQVIRSARRPMVVAGGGVHYSGAEDALADFCAATGIPVGETQAGKGSLLHGNPRLLGAVGSTGTTAANTVAARADVVIGVGTRYQDFTTASRTAFAAEGVRFVNLNIGSFDAVKHAGLTVLGDARESLTALTAALAGWSVPEDYRDEQVRVWAQWDAQVEASHLPSPEITDELADGLLTQGEVLGLVNELSDPRDVVLCAAGSMPGDLHKTWRVRDRRAYHVEYGYSCMGYEIPASIGVRWADPTRDVFAMVGDGGYLMMPTELVTAVQERTKVIVVLVQNHGFHSIGALSQSLGSQRFGTAYRSRDGTTGRLDGERLPVDLAANARSLGCRVIEVHDRESLADAIREAKGAPADGGPVVIHVETDPHVSAPDSTSWWDVPVSQVSELASTQEAHAQYTRHKAHQRTYLAPVDQHLKEPGSPRT; encoded by the coding sequence GTGAGTTCGTCCGGCGCAGCGGGCCCGACGGCAACGGTCCGGCTGACCGTCGGTCAGGCCGTCGTGCGCTTCCTCGCCCAGCAGTACAGCGAGCGGGACGGCCGCCGCCAGCGGCTCTTCGCCGGCACCTTCGGCATCTTCGGCCACGGCAACGTCGCCGGGATCGGGCAGGCGCTGCTCCAGCAGGAGCTCGACGGCACGGGAAGCGGGCTCCCGGCCATGCCGTACGTGCTCGCCCGCAACGAGCAGGCGATGGTGCACACCTGCGTCGCCTACGCGAAGCAGTGCGACCGGCTGCAGACGTGGGCGTGCACCGCATCAGTCGGGCCGGGCAGCACCAACATGCTCACCGGCGCTGCACTGGCGACGATCAACCGGCTGCCGGTGCTGCTGCTGCCCAGCTCGACCTTCGCCACCCGTGCCGCCGGTCCGCTGCTGCAGGAGCTCGAGGCCCCGCACGGCGGCGACCTCACCGTCAACGACGCCTTCCGCCCGCTCTCCCGGTTCTACGACGAGGTGCGCCGGCCCGAGCAGCTGCCAAGCATCCTGCTCGCGGCGATGCGGGTGCTCACCGACCCGGCCGAGACGGGGGCGGCGACCATCTCCCTTCCGCAGGACGTGCAGGCCGAGGCCCACGACTGGCCGCTCGAGCTCCTCGCCGAGCGCACCCACCACATCGCCCGACCGCCGGCCGAGCCCGTCCGGATCGAGGCCGCAGCGCAGGTCATCCGTTCGGCGCGACGCCCGATGGTCGTCGCCGGCGGCGGTGTCCACTACTCCGGCGCGGAGGACGCGCTCGCGGACTTCTGCGCCGCGACCGGCATCCCCGTCGGCGAGACCCAGGCCGGCAAGGGGTCGCTCCTGCACGGCAACCCCCGTCTCCTCGGCGCGGTCGGCTCCACCGGCACCACAGCGGCCAACACGGTTGCGGCGCGTGCGGATGTCGTCATCGGCGTCGGCACCCGATACCAGGACTTCACCACCGCCTCCCGAACGGCCTTCGCCGCCGAGGGCGTGCGCTTCGTCAATCTCAACATCGGCTCCTTCGACGCGGTGAAGCACGCCGGCCTGACGGTGCTCGGGGACGCCCGCGAGAGCCTCACCGCGCTGACCGCCGCCCTGGCGGGCTGGTCGGTGCCCGAGGACTACCGGGACGAGCAGGTGCGGGTGTGGGCGCAGTGGGACGCGCAGGTCGAGGCGAGCCACCTCCCTTCGCCCGAGATCACCGACGAGCTCGCCGACGGACTGCTCACCCAGGGGGAGGTCCTGGGCCTGGTCAACGAGCTGAGCGACCCGCGCGACGTCGTCCTCTGCGCCGCCGGCTCGATGCCCGGTGACCTGCACAAGACGTGGCGGGTGCGTGACCGTCGGGCGTACCACGTCGAGTACGGCTACTCGTGCATGGGCTACGAGATCCCCGCCTCCATCGGGGTGCGTTGGGCCGACCCGACCCGAGACGTCTTCGCGATGGTCGGCGACGGCGGGTACCTGATGATGCCGACCGAGCTGGTCACCGCCGTGCAGGAGCGCACCAAGGTCATCGTCGTCCTGGTGCAGAACCACGGCTTCCACTCGATCGGTGCGCTGTCGCAGTCGCTCGGCTCGCAGCGCTTCGGCACGGCCTACCGGTCCCGCGACGGGACGACCGGCCGGCTGGACGGTGAGCGGCTGCCCGTGGACCTGGCGGCCAACGCCCGGTCGCTGGGCTGTCGGGTCATCGAGGTCCACGATCGCGAGAGCCTCGCGGACGCCATCCGGGAGGCGAAGGGGGCGCCCGCCGACGGCGGACCCGTCGTCATCCACGTGGAGACCGATCCGCACGTATCCGCACCGGACTCCACCTCGTGGTGGGACGTCCCGGTCAGTCAGGTCAGCGAGCTGGCGAGCACCCAGGAGGCACATGCCCAGTACACCCGGCACAAGGCACACCAACGCACGTATCTGGCCCCCGTCGACCAGCACCTGAAGGAACCCGGGTCCCCCCGGACATGA